A genomic window from Photobacterium gaetbulicola Gung47 includes:
- a CDS encoding transcriptional regulator (COG0583), producing the protein MKNIETKWLQDFLTLAELKNFSHAAAVRNVTQPAFSRRIKSLEAELGLVLIERSKTPIELTLCGKQFKTTALSILQQIDEEVSRLAGSSFDGRHTVRLSAAHSISISLLPKLHSCLLDPQLNTRLSVVANEVDDAVELLIDGKCDFLFSFYEDRLQVAPYRSIYLGRSYLYCVSAVDENGEVLFDLANSDDVPCLDYTPESYMGRALHRANSKLTNNTVCSSSMTDFIKALVLQGKGISWLPDYAIKDELASGQLKILPQREPVALDLYVYRYYSKLHSSCETMWNELSKICPISELTGQSLLDVSQ; encoded by the coding sequence ATGAAAAACATAGAGACAAAATGGCTGCAAGACTTTCTGACTCTTGCGGAGTTAAAAAACTTCTCCCATGCTGCAGCTGTCCGTAATGTTACCCAACCAGCATTCAGCCGCAGGATTAAGTCGCTGGAGGCTGAGTTAGGGCTGGTGTTAATTGAACGCAGCAAAACACCAATAGAGCTCACCCTGTGCGGTAAGCAATTTAAAACGACAGCGCTGTCTATTCTCCAGCAGATAGATGAAGAAGTCAGCCGTCTTGCTGGCAGCTCTTTTGATGGTAGGCATACAGTACGTCTGAGCGCTGCTCACTCGATATCCATTAGTTTGCTACCGAAGCTGCATTCATGCCTGCTCGATCCTCAGTTAAATACCCGGTTATCCGTTGTTGCCAACGAAGTTGATGATGCTGTTGAGCTACTTATAGACGGTAAATGTGATTTCTTGTTTTCGTTTTACGAAGACAGGTTACAGGTTGCTCCATACCGCTCAATTTATCTTGGTCGCAGTTATCTGTATTGTGTATCGGCGGTCGATGAAAATGGTGAAGTACTGTTCGATTTGGCCAATAGTGATGATGTACCATGCCTTGATTATACACCGGAAAGTTATATGGGAAGGGCACTTCATCGTGCTAATAGCAAGTTAACCAATAATACCGTGTGTTCTTCGTCGATGACTGATTTTATTAAGGCCTTGGTTTTACAAGGTAAGGGGATCAGCTGGTTACCTGATTATGCCATAAAAGACGAATTAGCCTCAGGACAGTTGAAAATATTGCCGCAGAGGGAGCCGGTTGCCCTGGATTTGTATGTTTATCGTTATTATTCAAAATTACATTCCTCCTGTGAGACTATGTGGAATGAATTGAGCAAAATATGCCCAATAAGCGAGTTGACCGGTCAAAGTTTGTTAGATGTTTCGCAGTGA